The Thiomicrorhabdus aquaedulcis sequence GCACCGTACGTTGCTTGCTTGAAACAATGTCCAGCGATTCGTCCAATACCTCGGCCATCCAAACCGCATCGGTATTGCCATTAAAATGCGCCCAAAGCGCACTTTGATCATCGAGCTGATCGCCCAACACCAAACACAAACGGTCTATGGCGTGTGCGGGTGCAATACACTCAATATGTGCGTTATCCATAATTTACCTGCGGGTAGTTGATTTAGATTGAGGCTCATTGGCGATGGGTTTGGCATTGCGCCGACAGCGTTCTGAGCAATACAGCACGTGTTCCCAATTGTTGTGCCATTTTTTT is a genomic window containing:
- a CDS encoding DUF2256 domain-containing protein gives rise to the protein MAHKKVNLPQKICPICLRPFAWRKKWHNNWEHVLYCSERCRRNAKPIANEPQSKSTTRR